One Panicum virgatum strain AP13 chromosome 9K, P.virgatum_v5, whole genome shotgun sequence genomic region harbors:
- the LOC120647971 gene encoding uncharacterized protein LOC120647971: MVNPVIRQIRLAMVLIDGGSALNIIFAKTLEDMGFDMTKLVPSDQAFYGIILGAGSTPVGTVTLPVTFGTRENYRTESIIFEVAPFETSYHAILGRPALAKFMSIPNHTYLLLKMPAPNGVLSIRGDI; encoded by the coding sequence ATGGTGAACCCGGTGATCCGCCAGATCCGTCTGGCCATGGTCCTCATCGACGGTGGAAGCGCCCTCAACATCATCTTCGCCAAGACCCTCGAAGACATGGGCTTCGACATGACCAAGCTGGTACCCTCGGACcaggccttctacggcatcatcctGGGTGCTGGCTCGACTCCAGTCGGCACGGTCACCCTCCCGGTCACCTTTGGCACTCGGGAAAACTACAGAACCGAGTCCATCATCTTTGAGGTGGCACCATTTGAGACTTCCTACCATGCCATACTTGGGAGACCAGCTCTCGCCAAGTTCATGTCAATTCCAAACCACACGTATCTTCTCTTGAAGATGCCGGCTCCGAACGGAGTCCTCTCCATCCGCGGCGACATCTAG
- the LOC120651348 gene encoding proline-rich protein 4-like yields the protein MGSACHRLLDVCAIMLMAIAVANAASGEVASLVVGQAKCADCTRKNMKAEAAFKGLKVAIKCKNSNGEYMSKAVGELESSGAFNVPLSVDLHSAECFAQLHGAAGTPCPGQEPSRITPLADGSFVAVPGNMQQPSAECASVTICGPIRKHFGSHFPKKGEQPMPEQPKPEPEPKPQPEYNAPTPSNGGSPNPPAMHLTGHFHKDHELDHYFDHFFHHFHKKPVPPEPKPDPKPEPQPENPSSAPPPTPIYHPPAKY from the exons ATGGGATCTGCATGTCACAGGCTTCTCGACGTTTGCGCCATCATGCTGATGGCGATAGCCGTCGCGAACGCTGCCTCCGGCGAGGTGGCATCG CTTGTCGTCGGCCAGGCCAAGTGTGCCGACTGCACGAGGAAGAACATGAAGGCTGAGGCGGCTTTCAAGG GTCTTAAGGTGGCGATCAAGTGCAAGAACAGCAATGGTGAGTACATGAGCAAGGCCGTCGGCGAGCTCGAAAGCTCCGGCGCATTCAACGTCCCGCTCTCCGTCGATCTCCACAGCGCCGAATGCTTCGCGCAGCTCCACGGTGCGGCGGGCACGCCGTGCCCGGGACAGGAACCGTCCAGGATCACGCCGCTGGCCGATGGCAGCTTCGTTGCCGTCCCTGGGAATATGCAACAACCGTCAGCAGAGTGTGCATCTGTGACCATCTGCGGCCCGATCAGGAAGCATTTCGGCAGCCACTTCCCCAAGAAGGGCGAGCAGCCAATGCCTGAGCAGCCCAAGCCCGAACCAGAGCCCAAGCCCCAGCCAGAGTACAATGCCCCAACGCCATCCAACGGCGGTTCACCGAACCCTCCAGCTATGCATTTGACCGGCCATTTCCACAAAGACCATGAGCTGGACCACTACTTTGACCACTTCTTCCACCACTTCCACAAGAAGCCAGTGCCACCAGAGCCTAAACCCGATCCCAAGCCCGAGCCGCAACCGGAGAACCCCTCCTCCGCACCACCGCCGACTCCGATCTATCACCCTCCGGCCAAGTATTGA